The DNA sequence ACCCGTGTAGGTATCCAATCCGTTTGTGGTTGACATAGCGGTGCCCTTCACGTCGACGTTACTTGCTTCAAATGAGTCACCGCCTTGGTGGGTGACCGTGACGCCACTTGATGCAGTGCCTTCCCAGTCGAAGGTTACCTGTGGTGCTTGGTTGCCAACTTGGTTGCCGAGTCCGAGGACGAACGTGCCGATTACGGCCGCCAGGATAACAGTTATGGCGACCATAAGTATCACTCCTATGACGGGAGAGACGGCACGCTCATCACCGTTGAGTAGTGTTTTGAGTTCCATTGTTGATTGTGGAACGCCGCGGTACGCCGAAGAAGCAATAAGCACGCATGCCGACGTGCATACTGTAGGACAGGAGTCGGCCTCCAGCCCTACACGCTCCTCGCTTCTGACTGGCGACACGGCGTCTAGCCGCTAGTTCACACCCGGGAATACTTAAAGGGGGTGGCCGACTACCCTATCGAGTCCCCCGAAAAGCTTGTACTCCCCTACGTTATAGTGCTCCGCGCAGCACACCGTTCAATTCCGTTGATCATGGTGTCTGATATGGCCGACATTGACGCAATGCTCGCCGTCCTGTTCCTCGGT is a window from the Halarchaeum grantii genome containing:
- a CDS encoding type IV pilin — translated: MELKTLLNGDERAVSPVIGVILMVAITVILAAVIGTFVLGLGNQVGNQAPQVTFDWEGTASSGVTVTHQGGDSFEASNVDVKGTAMSTTNGLDTYTGNTWTAGTSADIPSGDLSEGEIQLVWSASGSDSTSIIGEYEVEA